The following proteins come from a genomic window of Thermococcus sp. EP1:
- a CDS encoding iron ABC transporter permease: MRRFLFLFLLVSPIFAFFISLFIGAYHMPMVDIINMVLLKSLQLISGVLAKITLGKIYFDVQIPYPSVYQTVLFKIRLPRVLLAMIVGSALAVSGAVLQAIFRNPLVNSYILGISSGAAFGAALAIGLSLGLGVTSLAFAFALLAVFLTTSLAKIGGRITPVSLILAGVIVNAFFSALTSLLKFLMEHEKLASVVYWLMGSFANADWHSVKVAFPIIFAGCIIISLMRWQLNVLSFGEEAKLVGVETEKLKFAFILIVSLITAASVAFCGIIGWVGLMIPHMVRMAFGPDHKKLIPLSITVGASFMVLADTLARSIATYEIPIGILTTLLGIPFFAYLLRKTGGGWHA, from the coding sequence ATGAGAAGATTTCTCTTTCTTTTTCTTTTAGTCTCTCCAATCTTTGCATTCTTCATAAGCCTGTTTATCGGGGCGTATCACATGCCGATGGTCGACATAATAAATATGGTGCTCCTAAAATCCCTCCAACTTATTTCAGGTGTTTTGGCTAAAATAACCCTTGGAAAGATTTATTTTGATGTTCAAATTCCATATCCAAGCGTTTATCAAACGGTCCTCTTTAAAATAAGACTTCCCCGGGTTCTTTTAGCTATGATTGTTGGCTCAGCTTTAGCAGTCTCTGGAGCAGTTCTGCAGGCAATATTTAGAAATCCCCTCGTCAATAGCTATATTTTAGGGATTTCCTCTGGAGCAGCTTTTGGAGCTGCATTAGCCATAGGACTCTCGTTAGGTTTGGGTGTTACTTCTTTAGCATTTGCTTTTGCTCTGCTTGCAGTGTTTTTGACGACATCTCTTGCTAAAATAGGTGGGAGAATAACCCCGGTATCACTAATTTTGGCTGGTGTTATAGTTAATGCGTTCTTTTCTGCATTAACATCACTATTGAAGTTTTTAATGGAACACGAAAAATTGGCGAGTGTGGTTTACTGGCTTATGGGGAGCTTTGCCAATGCCGATTGGCATTCTGTTAAAGTAGCATTTCCAATTATTTTTGCTGGATGCATTATAATATCTCTAATGCGCTGGCAGCTGAATGTTTTATCCTTTGGAGAAGAGGCCAAGCTCGTTGGAGTTGAGACTGAAAAGTTGAAGTTTGCCTTTATCTTAATCGTTTCACTTATAACAGCTGCTTCTGTCGCTTTTTGTGGAATAATTGGATGGGTTGGCTTAATGATTCCCCACATGGTTAGAATGGCTTTTGGACCCGACCATAAGAAGTTAATCCCCCTCTCAATAACTGTCGGAGCTTCTTTTATGGTTTTGGCAGACACCCTAGCGAGATCAATAGCCACTTATGAGATTCCAATTGGGATATTAACCACATTACTTGGGATACCCTTCTTTGCTTATCTATTGAGAAAGACGGGTGGTGGTTGGCATGCTTAA
- a CDS encoding ABC transporter ATP-binding protein, which produces MLKVKGLSFSYGDFSVENVCFEVKEGEILTLLGPNGSGKTTILKNVYGLLKPKKKCVFIDGRDFHSLSLKERAKLAGYVLQSHYPPFPYTVLDVVVMGLASQLSVFESPREEHYEKALEKLRLLGMESFKDRPYTQLSGGQLQLVLIARALVQEPKVLLLDEPTAHLDFKNQVKILGIIKKLAREERITAILTLHDPNLASIYSDKIALVKEGRIRAVGESSEILREEILEEVYGVPIHILEFNGFRVIMPKTEVV; this is translated from the coding sequence ATGCTTAAAGTTAAAGGCTTATCATTCAGTTATGGCGACTTCAGCGTTGAAAATGTTTGCTTTGAGGTTAAAGAAGGAGAGATTTTAACTTTATTAGGTCCAAACGGCAGTGGAAAAACCACGATTTTGAAGAATGTCTATGGGTTGTTAAAGCCAAAGAAAAAGTGCGTCTTCATAGATGGCAGAGATTTTCACTCTTTGTCATTAAAGGAGAGGGCTAAGTTAGCTGGTTACGTTCTTCAATCCCATTACCCTCCTTTTCCGTACACAGTTTTAGATGTCGTCGTTATGGGCTTGGCATCTCAGCTCAGTGTTTTTGAGAGCCCAAGAGAAGAACATTATGAGAAAGCTCTCGAAAAGCTCAGGCTTTTGGGGATGGAGAGTTTTAAAGACAGGCCATATACCCAGCTGAGCGGAGGTCAATTACAATTGGTTTTAATAGCGAGAGCATTAGTCCAAGAGCCAAAAGTCCTTCTTCTTGACGAGCCCACCGCTCATTTAGATTTTAAAAATCAGGTAAAAATCCTTGGGATTATTAAAAAACTCGCGAGGGAAGAGAGAATTACAGCAATTCTGACACTCCATGATCCAAATTTGGCTTCAATTTATTCAGACAAGATAGCTTTGGTTAAGGAAGGAAGGATCAGAGCCGTTGGAGAGTCGAGCGAGATTTTGAGAGAGGAGATACTTGAAGAGGTTTACGGTGTTCCAATTCACATCTTGGAGTTCAATGGATTTAGAGTTATCATGCCAAAAACGGAGGTAGTGTAA
- a CDS encoding ABC transporter substrate-binding protein produces MKSSKMLVALLVISILAFSSACVQKTPMETTSTSIIQEKTTSASHAQTETQEKIVITDFAGRDVTLEKVPERIIVLTGYWTEILHILGLDDKIVGIGKYVPNNPYIPEEVKQKPAVGSSFKGLNWESVASLGPDLIIADWYGGKYKDKETIEKAEEIGIPVIALTAQSVEDNVKVVELLGKVFGKEEKAEELSNWMKSKLEEVNKIASQIPDDERKNVIIINAPKDINGPITVYAKGSAWASIVELVGAHNLAFDKEFDTQWPKLDLEKIIAYWGDKADVIIVTSFSQDTLEKTVNDIKNDPRWREIKAVKEGHVYGILAGSKGFLDWGPRIVVGVYQMGGLIYPEYYPEWKPVAKELFEKFYGLSYEIKVEVMDSAGRKVTFEKVPERVIVTSSYWAEVLHCLGLDDKIVGIDKYTPMDQFLPESVKQKPQIGSVYKGINWETVASLEPDLIVMGLWWGSFEPKEKELFERAEELNIPVLAFGIPDSNKTGTEMPYENIRIIRVLGKAFDKEREAEELASFLEHYYNQALEIASKIPEDKKKNVLIVYGSSITGKYATGTITVSTRGSAYAETAELVGGHNLAFDVNEGGPYLKLDLEKLIAHFGNKTDILIVVDWEAERLNEAVEKIKSDSSWQEIKAVKEGNVVGILVSSYKKDATALYGPRFITGIYAFGHAIYPEYYPNWEPIYNEILQKFYKIEG; encoded by the coding sequence ATGAAAAGTAGCAAGATGTTGGTGGCGCTGCTTGTAATATCTATCTTAGCATTCAGCAGTGCATGTGTCCAAAAGACTCCAATGGAAACAACCTCCACCTCAATCATCCAAGAAAAGACAACAAGTGCATCTCATGCTCAAACAGAAACTCAAGAAAAAATAGTAATCACAGACTTTGCGGGAAGAGATGTAACTTTAGAGAAAGTTCCCGAACGAATAATTGTTTTAACAGGCTATTGGACCGAGATTCTTCACATACTTGGTTTAGATGATAAAATCGTTGGCATTGGAAAGTACGTTCCAAATAATCCATATATCCCTGAGGAAGTTAAGCAAAAGCCAGCAGTAGGAAGTTCATTTAAGGGTCTTAATTGGGAAAGTGTTGCAAGTTTAGGGCCAGATTTAATAATTGCTGATTGGTATGGTGGTAAATACAAGGACAAGGAGACGATTGAGAAAGCAGAAGAAATTGGCATTCCAGTTATAGCACTAACTGCTCAAAGTGTGGAGGATAACGTTAAAGTAGTAGAGCTTTTGGGGAAAGTTTTTGGGAAGGAAGAGAAAGCCGAAGAGCTTTCAAATTGGATGAAGAGCAAGTTGGAAGAAGTGAACAAAATAGCCAGCCAAATCCCAGATGATGAGAGGAAGAACGTCATTATCATAAATGCTCCCAAAGACATAAACGGCCCAATCACAGTTTATGCAAAGGGAAGTGCTTGGGCAAGCATCGTTGAGCTCGTTGGTGCTCACAACTTGGCTTTTGACAAAGAGTTCGACACTCAGTGGCCGAAGCTTGATTTGGAGAAGATAATTGCATACTGGGGAGACAAAGCTGATGTTATAATCGTAACCTCCTTCAGTCAGGATACGCTTGAAAAAACTGTGAATGACATAAAAAACGACCCAAGATGGAGAGAAATTAAAGCAGTTAAGGAAGGACATGTTTACGGAATTTTGGCCGGTTCTAAAGGATTCTTAGACTGGGGACCAAGGATAGTCGTAGGAGTCTACCAAATGGGTGGACTAATTTATCCAGAGTATTACCCAGAGTGGAAGCCAGTTGCAAAGGAATTATTTGAGAAGTTCTATGGGCTTAGCTATGAGATAAAAGTGGAGGTAATGGACTCTGCTGGAAGAAAGGTGACCTTTGAAAAAGTTCCCGAAAGAGTCATCGTTACAAGTAGTTATTGGGCTGAAGTTTTGCATTGCTTAGGCTTGGACGACAAAATAGTGGGAATTGATAAGTACACGCCAATGGATCAATTCTTACCAGAAAGCGTTAAGCAAAAGCCGCAAATTGGCTCTGTTTATAAAGGAATTAATTGGGAAACTGTTGCAAGCTTAGAGCCAGATTTGATCGTAATGGGCCTGTGGTGGGGCTCATTTGAGCCAAAGGAAAAGGAACTATTTGAGAGAGCAGAAGAGCTTAACATTCCAGTTTTAGCCTTTGGAATTCCTGATTCAAACAAGACAGGAACAGAAATGCCCTATGAAAACATTAGGATAATAAGAGTGCTTGGAAAAGCCTTTGATAAGGAGAGGGAAGCCGAAGAACTGGCAAGCTTCTTGGAGCACTATTATAATCAAGCCCTTGAAATAGCGAGCAAAATACCAGAAGACAAGAAGAAAAACGTGCTTATAGTTTACGGCTCATCAATTACTGGTAAATATGCAACAGGGACAATAACTGTCTCTACAAGAGGAAGTGCTTATGCTGAAACCGCTGAACTTGTAGGGGGACACAACTTAGCTTTTGACGTCAATGAGGGAGGACCTTACCTAAAGCTTGACTTAGAAAAGCTCATAGCACACTTTGGAAACAAAACTGACATTCTAATTGTTGTTGACTGGGAAGCGGAGAGACTTAATGAGGCAGTTGAGAAAATCAAGAGCGATTCAAGTTGGCAGGAGATTAAAGCAGTTAAAGAAGGAAACGTCGTTGGAATATTAGTGAGCTCATATAAGAAAGACGCAACTGCTCTTTATGGACCAAGGTTCATAACGGGAATTTATGCCTTTGGTCATGCAATTTATCCAGAATACTATCCCAACTGGGAGCCAATCTACAATGAGATACTCCAGAAGTTCTACAAGATAGAGGGGTGA